In Aphanothece sacrum FPU1, a single window of DNA contains:
- a CDS encoding heavy metal translocating P-type ATPase, which translates to MVQLSPKTQETAPQTLSETITLDVQGMKCAGCVKAVERQLSQQSGVISACVNLITEVAVIQYVPGQVQPANLAEKLTAVGFPSDVRDSHTLSLGETSQNVAQRKQKEAQQQRIALTTAAILLVFSGLGHLHHIGGPSLPLLSSSWFHWGLATLALLIPGREIIIDGWRGLRHGMANMNTLVALGTLSAYLASCIALLFPNLGWECFFEEPVMLLGFILLGRTLEKKARNRASAALEALISLQPPVARLIGDPFPSDSPSIEIPVEQVRLGEWIRVLPGEKIPVDGEIITGQTLIDESLVTGESLPVPKQPGEGVIAGTINQSGVITVKTTRIGLNTTLAQIIASVEEAQTRKAPIQKLADTMAGYFAYGVMAIASLTFLFWLEIGTKVYPQVLMTTGHHLTMNSPILLSLKLMIAVLVVACPCALGLATPTAILVGTGIGAEKGLLIKGGDVLETVHQLNAIVFDKTGTLTVGHPSVTDCLTFTSLNKQELLQLAATVESGTNHPLASAMVEAAQQQDLPLLKAQNFHTEGGLGVSAIIDKKTVLLGNQDWLSHHHIPLNHEILFQGELLTKAGKTVVYLALDGEIQGMIALKDSLRPDAQATVLELQKRGLEVILVTGDHPQVANAIATQLGINQVFAQIRPQGKAAIIQQLQQSKIVAMVGDGINDAPALAQANLGITLQGSTQVAIETADIVLMGNRLRDVVGAIDLSLATFTKIRQNLLWALGYNTLAVPIAAGLLLPSFGLVISPAFAGALMALSSITVVSNSLLLRRQPPRGIMNYKL; encoded by the coding sequence ATGGTGCAGCTTTCCCCCAAAACTCAAGAAACAGCCCCTCAAACCCTCTCAGAAACCATTACTCTCGACGTACAAGGGATGAAATGTGCTGGATGTGTCAAAGCCGTAGAACGACAACTTAGCCAACAGTCCGGGGTCATCTCCGCTTGTGTTAACCTAATTACCGAAGTCGCTGTCATTCAGTATGTCCCCGGACAAGTTCAACCCGCAAACCTGGCTGAAAAATTAACCGCCGTCGGGTTTCCCTCTGATGTGCGAGACTCCCACACCCTCAGTCTAGGAGAAACCTCCCAAAACGTCGCCCAACGTAAGCAAAAAGAAGCCCAACAACAACGCATCGCTTTAACCACTGCAGCGATTTTATTAGTCTTTTCAGGTTTAGGTCATCTGCATCATATAGGCGGCCCTTCCCTCCCCTTATTAAGTAGTAGTTGGTTTCATTGGGGGTTAGCTACCCTGGCCTTACTTATTCCCGGTAGAGAGATTATTATCGATGGATGGCGCGGTTTACGGCATGGTATGGCTAATATGAATACCTTAGTGGCTTTAGGAACGCTTAGTGCCTATTTAGCTAGTTGTATCGCCCTCTTATTCCCTAATTTGGGGTGGGAATGCTTTTTTGAGGAACCCGTCATGTTATTAGGGTTTATCCTCTTGGGACGCACCTTAGAGAAAAAAGCCAGAAATCGCGCTTCTGCGGCATTAGAAGCCTTAATATCCCTTCAACCCCCTGTAGCTCGTTTAATCGGTGATCCCTTCCCTTCTGATAGCCCTAGCATCGAAATTCCTGTCGAACAAGTCCGCTTAGGGGAATGGATACGGGTACTCCCAGGAGAAAAAATTCCGGTGGATGGAGAAATTATCACTGGACAAACCCTCATTGATGAATCTTTAGTCACGGGAGAATCTTTACCTGTTCCCAAACAGCCAGGAGAAGGCGTTATCGCCGGAACTATTAACCAATCAGGGGTAATTACAGTAAAAACTACCCGTATCGGACTAAATACAACTTTAGCTCAGATTATCGCCTCAGTAGAAGAAGCCCAAACCCGTAAGGCCCCCATACAAAAATTGGCTGATACCATGGCCGGATATTTTGCCTATGGAGTCATGGCTATTGCTTCGTTAACCTTCTTATTTTGGTTAGAAATTGGCACAAAAGTCTATCCCCAAGTATTAATGACAACAGGCCATCATTTAACCATGAATTCCCCCATTTTACTCAGTTTAAAACTAATGATAGCGGTTTTAGTGGTGGCTTGTCCCTGTGCCTTGGGGTTAGCAACTCCCACTGCAATTTTAGTTGGTACAGGTATCGGGGCCGAAAAAGGGTTATTAATTAAAGGAGGGGATGTCTTAGAAACGGTTCATCAACTCAATGCCATTGTTTTCGACAAAACCGGAACCCTGACCGTTGGCCATCCCAGTGTCACTGACTGTCTGACTTTTACCTCTCTCAATAAGCAAGAATTATTGCAATTAGCCGCTACTGTGGAAAGTGGTACTAATCACCCTCTGGCCTCGGCTATGGTAGAAGCCGCCCAACAGCAAGATTTACCCCTGTTAAAGGCGCAAAACTTTCATACAGAGGGGGGATTAGGGGTTAGTGCTATAATTGACAAGAAAACTGTTTTATTGGGCAATCAGGACTGGTTAAGCCATCACCACATTCCTCTCAATCATGAGATTCTATTTCAAGGGGAACTCTTAACCAAGGCAGGTAAAACCGTCGTCTATTTGGCACTAGATGGGGAAATTCAGGGCATGATTGCCCTAAAAGATAGTTTACGTCCTGATGCTCAAGCAACCGTCTTAGAATTGCAAAAACGGGGCTTAGAGGTGATTTTAGTCACGGGAGATCATCCCCAGGTTGCTAATGCCATTGCGACTCAATTAGGCATTAATCAAGTCTTTGCTCAAATTCGTCCCCAAGGGAAAGCTGCTATTATTCAACAATTGCAACAATCGAAAATTGTTGCTATGGTGGGAGATGGTATTAACGATGCTCCAGCCTTAGCTCAAGCTAATCTAGGTATAACGTTACAAGGATCAACTCAAGTGGCCATAGAAACGGCTGATATTGTGTTGATGGGTAATCGTTTAAGGGATGTAGTCGGAGCCATTGACTTAAGTTTAGCCACTTTTACTAAGATTCGTCAAAATTTGCTCTGGGCTTTGGGTTATAATACATTAGCTGTTCCCATCGCTGCCGGATTGTTGCTCCCTAGTTTTGGCTTAGTGATTAGTCCAGCTTTTGCAGGAGCTTTAATGGCCTTAAGTTCCATTACAGTTGTCAGTAATTCTTTATTATTGCGCCGTCAACCCCCACGAGGAATTATGAATTATAAATTATGA
- a CDS encoding DUF6492 family protein, which produces MKLNSSKTKLSYFDKIKRHLYFYWLKNLKILLSKSQSYSEIPIDVLIPVIKKDLSTLPLVIESLKYVSHLIKDIIIVAPDEREIKNLAFEKKCKFVDENTVLTIQKKDINYIVNGRDRSGWIFQQLIKLNGEKLGNCEHYLVVDADTIFLRPQSFIHRDKVVFNCADKYRLEYFKTLQKLLGYKNHDFLPLSFISHHILFEKGKLLDFKNAIELYHKKPWFLAIIDCLDKKEWCSFSEYESYGHFCYINYSNYCDLEYWFNYNSLERNSDSLENLYSKLSPKYKSVSFQHYIVNRAKKAV; this is translated from the coding sequence ATGAAGTTAAATAGTTCAAAAACAAAACTTAGTTATTTTGATAAAATTAAAAGACATTTATATTTTTACTGGCTGAAGAACTTGAAAATTTTGTTGAGTAAATCACAATCATATAGTGAAATACCAATAGATGTTTTAATTCCAGTGATCAAAAAAGATTTATCTACTTTACCTTTAGTAATAGAGTCTTTAAAATATGTATCTCATCTGATTAAGGATATTATTATAGTAGCACCAGATGAGCGGGAAATCAAAAATTTAGCCTTTGAAAAAAAATGTAAATTTGTTGACGAGAATACTGTATTAACAATTCAGAAAAAAGACATTAATTATATTGTAAATGGACGAGATCGTTCAGGATGGATATTTCAACAGCTTATTAAGTTAAATGGTGAAAAATTAGGAAATTGTGAACATTACTTAGTAGTAGATGCCGATACAATATTTCTTCGTCCTCAATCCTTTATACATCGGGATAAAGTTGTTTTTAACTGTGCTGATAAATATCGTCTTGAATATTTTAAAACATTGCAAAAGTTGCTGGGATACAAAAATCATGATTTCTTGCCCCTTTCCTTTATAAGTCATCATATTTTGTTTGAAAAAGGTAAATTATTAGATTTTAAAAATGCTATAGAACTATATCATAAAAAGCCCTGGTTTTTGGCGATAATTGATTGTTTAGATAAGAAAGAATGGTGTAGCTTTAGTGAATATGAGAGTTATGGTCATTTTTGCTATATAAATTACTCAAATTACTGTGATTTAGAATATTGGTTTAACTACAATTCTTTAGAAAGAAACTCAGATAGTTTGGAGAATTTATATAGCAAATTATCGCCAAAATATAAATCCGTATCTTTCCAACATTATATAGTCAATAGAGCCAAAAAAGCCGTTTAA
- a CDS encoding FHA domain-containing protein, with translation MAGKSVRPQREHFLIIEDDKGRQEIILCEPEYTMGRGPDCTIRLRSQFVSRCHATLYRRVRQDGTSYYRIVDGDTEGKRSVNGLLVNGTKQTARDLQHGDEVVFGPQVFAIYQFRQQDKFPTLPNNDPFDITLIDPAMMDYDDDTREYD, from the coding sequence ATGGCTGGTAAATCCGTACGCCCACAAAGAGAACATTTTTTGATTATCGAGGATGACAAAGGCAGACAAGAGATCATTCTGTGTGAACCAGAATATACAATGGGCAGAGGGCCAGATTGTACAATTCGCTTGCGTTCTCAATTTGTCTCTCGTTGCCATGCCACCTTATATCGACGAGTGCGTCAAGATGGCACAAGTTATTATCGCATTGTGGATGGGGATACGGAAGGTAAACGCAGTGTCAATGGACTGTTGGTGAATGGGACAAAACAAACGGCCCGAGATCTCCAACACGGGGATGAAGTTGTTTTTGGCCCTCAAGTTTTTGCCATTTATCAATTTCGTCAACAGGATAAGTTCCCAACTTTACCTAATAATGATCCCTTCGATATTACCCTGATTGACCCCGCGATGATGGATTATGATGATGACACCCGTGAGTATGATTAA
- a CDS encoding DNA polymerase III subunit delta', which translates to MNGFQPVIGQPQAVELLQQAIAQNRIAPAYLLAGTPGIGRSLVAKCFTEALLSLNIAQDKQILLQKRVSEGNHPDLLWIEPTYQNQGQLLTVQEAEKSGLKRKATPQIRIEQIREIPQFLSRPPLEASRSVIVIEGAETMTEAAANGLLKTLEEPGKATLILIAPSTDSLLPTLVSRCQKIPFYRLSKTDLTMVLERIGYGEILQNQEILNLAQGSPGEAIASYSQLQTIPETLRQQLTKLPQNVLGALDLAKTVTKELDTPAQLWLIDYLEYRYWENFHNSTVLNYLETARQSLLCYVQPRLVWECLLLEIIDII; encoded by the coding sequence ATGAACGGGTTTCAACCAGTTATTGGACAACCTCAAGCTGTGGAATTATTACAACAAGCGATCGCTCAAAATCGCATTGCCCCTGCTTATTTATTAGCCGGTACTCCTGGCATTGGACGCAGTTTAGTAGCCAAATGTTTCACGGAAGCTTTATTGTCTCTCAATATTGCCCAAGATAAGCAAATTTTATTGCAAAAACGAGTCAGTGAAGGGAATCATCCTGATTTATTATGGATAGAACCCACGTATCAAAATCAGGGACAATTATTGACAGTTCAAGAAGCAGAAAAATCAGGATTAAAACGCAAGGCCACTCCACAAATTCGCATTGAACAAATTCGAGAAATTCCTCAATTTTTGAGTCGTCCTCCCTTAGAAGCTTCTCGTTCTGTTATTGTTATTGAAGGGGCAGAAACCATGACAGAAGCGGCAGCAAATGGTTTATTAAAAACCTTAGAAGAACCAGGAAAAGCGACGTTAATATTAATTGCACCGAGTACGGATTCTTTGTTACCTACTTTAGTTTCTCGTTGTCAAAAAATACCATTTTATCGATTATCTAAAACAGATTTAACGATGGTTTTAGAAAGAATTGGTTATGGAGAAATTTTGCAGAATCAAGAAATCTTAAACCTGGCCCAAGGTAGTCCAGGAGAAGCTATTGCTTCTTATTCCCAATTACAAACAATTCCCGAAACCTTACGTCAACAATTAACTAAATTACCTCAAAATGTTTTGGGGGCTTTAGATTTAGCGAAAACCGTTACTAAAGAATTAGATACACCAGCCCAATTATGGTTAATTGATTATTTAGAGTATCGTTATTGGGAAAATTTTCATAACTCGACTGTATTAAATTATCTAGAAACAGCCCGTCAAAGTCTTTTATGTTATGTTCAACCTCGCTTAGTTTGGGAATGTTTATTATTAGAAATAATTGACATAATTTAG
- a CDS encoding indolepyruvate ferredoxin oxidoreductase subunit alpha translates to MPHTIVTETCEGVADCVTACPVACIHEGPGKNIKGTDWYWIDFNTCIDCGICLQVCPVTDAILPQERPELQQTP, encoded by the coding sequence TTGCCTCATACAATTGTTACTGAAACTTGTGAAGGTGTGGCCGACTGTGTAACAGCTTGTCCTGTTGCTTGTATTCATGAAGGGCCCGGAAAAAACATCAAAGGAACTGACTGGTATTGGATCGACTTTAATACCTGTATTGACTGTGGAATTTGTCTACAAGTTTGTCCTGTCACAGATGCAATTTTACCTCAAGAACGTCCAGAATTACAACAAACTCCCTAA
- a CDS encoding DUF29 domain-containing protein: MTTYIDIRTLYESDYLQWLEETVNLLKSRQLNKLDYDNLIEELEALGRTEKRAITSLLEQIIRHLLLDQYWTVEHEFNANHWEAEIISFRNQLNKCLTTNLYKYLQNNLESIYDDAKDYIKAKTKLNNLPDICPYTLNQLLDKTWLP; this comes from the coding sequence ATGACCACATATATTGATATAAGAACACTCTATGAATCTGATTATTTACAATGGCTAGAAGAAACCGTTAATCTGCTCAAATCTCGTCAATTAAATAAACTCGACTATGATAACTTAATTGAGGAATTAGAAGCATTGGGAAGAACAGAAAAAAGGGCAATTACAAGTCTTTTAGAACAGATTATTAGACATTTATTGCTTGATCAATATTGGACAGTTGAACATGAATTTAATGCTAATCATTGGGAGGCAGAAATTATTAGTTTTCGCAATCAATTAAATAAATGTTTAACAACTAATTTATATAAGTATTTACAAAATAATTTAGAGTCTATTTATGATGATGCTAAAGACTATATTAAAGCAAAAACTAAGTTAAATAATTTACCAGATATCTGTCCTTATACTTTAAATCAGTTATTAGATAAAACTTGGCTACCATAA
- the plsY gene encoding glycerol-3-phosphate 1-O-acyltransferase PlsY translates to MVWLIIALLILQAYLLGSIPTGYLVAKYVKGIDIREEGSGSTGATNVLRTIGKTAAIFVLIGDMAKAMLAVGIIKLWFIFTPLAIIPLEWKSWLIVAGSMAAILGHSKSIFLNFTGGKSVASSLGLLLVLNPIVALGALATFLGVLGLFRMVSLSSIMGVIAVNILMLVLHQPLSYCLFAVVGGIYVIARHRTNIMRIFEGTEPRIGEKLTSEAVKTV, encoded by the coding sequence ATGGTTTGGTTAATTATTGCATTACTAATATTGCAGGCTTATTTATTAGGTTCTATTCCCACGGGCTATTTAGTGGCAAAATACGTCAAAGGAATTGATATTCGTGAAGAAGGTTCCGGTTCTACTGGGGCAACTAATGTTTTGCGAACTATCGGCAAAACGGCGGCTATTTTTGTGTTAATTGGAGATATGGCCAAAGCTATGTTAGCGGTAGGGATAATCAAACTTTGGTTTATCTTTACTCCTTTAGCTATCATTCCCCTGGAGTGGAAATCTTGGTTGATAGTAGCAGGGTCAATGGCTGCGATTTTAGGTCACAGTAAGTCGATTTTTCTCAATTTTACTGGAGGTAAGTCGGTAGCTTCTAGTTTAGGGCTTTTACTCGTTCTTAACCCAATAGTAGCTTTGGGTGCGTTGGCTACTTTTTTAGGAGTGTTAGGGTTATTTCGTATGGTATCCCTCAGTTCTATCATGGGAGTGATCGCGGTTAATATTTTAATGCTAGTCTTACATCAACCTTTATCCTATTGTCTGTTTGCGGTGGTAGGTGGTATTTATGTTATTGCTCGTCATCGTACTAATATTATGCGTATATTTGAGGGAACAGAACCGAGAATTGGAGAAAAGTTAACATCAGAAGCAGTTAAAACGGTTTAA
- a CDS encoding DUF3086 domain-containing protein, translating into MTSDDSKSPKLNLTTDIPEKLVDSPNLSDSLTMASEPTEIASTDSDKINIPVSEILMTIEEPQPEVKQPLETLISLSENSSSLKNEAQDLKVEIESLERQKRELNEEIKTLRSRKVQLLSEQTQEVEQTLRSLVQEGLKEFEQQKQALEIAVEQLERRRDKIRQEMRTTFAGVSQDLAIRVQGFKDYLVGSLQDLAAAAEQLEFPTTESWNEPLQTPSPVVSSSSTVQFTKQQFEDQTRKIERILEQYRKNPDYYGPPWQLRRTFEPVHAERVQKWFFSQGGRGTIRSLGNRLQNILITSAVMSVLYSLYGDRSRTLILANSPERLGEWRRGLQDCLGISRGDFGPEKGVVLFESPDALIQKAERLVDEQYQPFVVIDETEDQIDLSLLQFPLWLGFARDPKQMSSYLY; encoded by the coding sequence ATGACTTCTGACGATTCCAAAAGCCCTAAACTTAACCTAACGACTGATATACCCGAAAAATTAGTCGATAGTCCCAATTTATCTGATTCTTTAACTATGGCATCAGAACCGACAGAGATTGCTTCAACTGACTCCGACAAGATTAATATTCCTGTTTCAGAAATTCTGATGACAATTGAAGAACCCCAACCGGAGGTTAAACAGCCACTAGAAACCCTAATATCTTTATCAGAAAACTCCTCTAGTCTAAAAAATGAAGCACAAGACCTAAAAGTTGAAATAGAGTCTTTAGAACGGCAAAAACGAGAGTTAAACGAAGAAATAAAAACATTGCGATCGCGTAAAGTTCAGCTACTCTCGGAACAAACTCAAGAAGTGGAACAAACTCTACGTAGCTTGGTGCAAGAGGGTTTAAAAGAATTTGAACAGCAAAAACAAGCCTTAGAAATTGCTGTAGAACAACTAGAACGTCGTCGAGACAAAATTCGCCAGGAAATGCGAACAACCTTTGCTGGAGTCTCTCAAGACCTAGCTATTCGGGTTCAAGGGTTTAAAGATTATTTAGTAGGCAGTTTACAAGATTTAGCGGCCGCGGCCGAACAATTAGAGTTTCCCACTACAGAAAGTTGGAATGAACCACTTCAAACCCCTTCCCCTGTGGTTTCTAGTTCCTCAACTGTACAATTTACTAAACAACAATTTGAGGATCAAACCCGGAAAATTGAACGTATTTTAGAACAATACCGTAAAAATCCCGATTATTATGGGCCTCCTTGGCAATTACGCCGTACTTTTGAACCTGTTCATGCGGAACGAGTCCAGAAGTGGTTCTTCTCTCAAGGGGGACGGGGGACTATTCGTTCTCTGGGGAATCGTCTGCAAAATATTCTTATTACTTCGGCCGTGATGTCTGTCTTGTATAGTTTATATGGCGATCGCAGTCGTACTCTAATTTTAGCTAATAGTCCAGAAAGACTAGGAGAATGGCGACGGGGACTACAAGACTGTCTAGGCATTTCTCGCGGAGATTTTGGGCCAGAAAAAGGGGTAGTTCTGTTTGAGTCCCCAGATGCGTTAATACAGAAAGCAGAACGTTTAGTGGATGAGCAATATCAGCCTTTCGTGGTGATTGACGAAACTGAAGATCAAATTGACCTTTCTCTATTACAATTTCCCTTGTGGTTAGGTTTTGCTCGTGATCCAAAACAAATGTCTAGTTATCTTTATTAA
- a CDS encoding cation diffusion facilitator family transporter — MTHSHDHHHHDHDHHSINYNRAFLIGTILNTGFVIIELRFGFWTHSLSLLADGGHNLSDVFGLLLAWSGNILAQHPPTQRYTYGLRRSSILAALFNALILLLVMGGIAWDAIQRLFHPSPISGVTIIIVASVGVVINTVTALLFMSGRRQDLNIRGVFLHMASDALVSCGVILTGLAILFTGWLWFDPLVSLLIVAVIVVGTWQLLRDSLSLALDGVPLAIEPQAVRTYLKELPGVAQIHDLHIWAMSTQETALTVHLVMPNGFPGDAFLSETCQQLYDLFGIEHPTLQIETGDSNYPCVLAPDHRV, encoded by the coding sequence ATGACTCATTCTCATGACCATCACCACCATGACCATGACCACCACTCTATTAACTATAATCGTGCTTTTTTGATTGGAACCATATTAAATACAGGGTTTGTGATCATTGAGTTAAGGTTTGGTTTTTGGACTCATTCTCTGTCTTTACTAGCCGATGGGGGCCATAATTTAAGCGATGTATTTGGCTTATTATTGGCTTGGAGTGGTAACATTTTAGCGCAACATCCTCCTACACAACGTTATACTTATGGTTTGCGTCGTTCATCTATTTTAGCAGCTTTGTTCAATGCTCTGATCTTACTGTTAGTCATGGGAGGTATTGCTTGGGACGCGATACAACGGTTATTTCATCCGAGTCCCATTTCCGGTGTAACGATCATCATTGTGGCCTCAGTCGGTGTCGTTATCAATACCGTGACTGCCTTATTGTTTATGTCAGGTCGTCGTCAAGACTTAAATATTCGGGGGGTCTTTCTTCACATGGCTTCTGATGCACTGGTTTCTTGTGGCGTAATTTTAACAGGTTTAGCCATCTTGTTTACGGGTTGGCTATGGTTTGATCCCCTAGTCAGTTTATTAATTGTTGCCGTAATTGTCGTCGGAACTTGGCAATTATTGAGAGATTCTCTCAGTTTAGCCCTAGATGGAGTTCCCCTGGCCATTGAACCCCAAGCTGTCCGTACTTATCTCAAAGAATTGCCAGGAGTAGCTCAAATTCATGATCTTCATATCTGGGCTATGAGTACCCAAGAAACAGCCCTCACCGTTCATTTGGTCATGCCTAATGGCTTTCCGGGAGATGCTTTCTTAAGCGAAACTTGTCAACAACTTTATGATTTATTTGGGATCGAACACCCGACTTTACAAATTGAAACAGGTGATTCTAATTATCCCTGTGTTTTAGCTCCAGATCATCGGGTTTGA
- the argB gene encoding acetylglutamate kinase has protein sequence MSSESEYNRETDATRVRVLSEALPYIQQFAGRTVVIKYGGAAMKDSSLKDKVIRDVIFMACVGVRPVVVHGGGPEINTWLDKLGIEPQFKDGLRVTDAATMDVVEMVLVGRVNKELVSLINQAGGRGVGLCGKDGNLITARPVGKDGIGFVGEVNTVDTRIVESLVSSGYIPVISSVAADEAGQAHNINADTVAGEIAAALGAEKLILLTDTPGILKDYKDPSTLLHHLDIQEARELINQGIVSGGMIPKVNCCVRSLAQGVKATHIIDGRLPHALLLEIFTDQGIGSMIVS, from the coding sequence ATGAGCAGCGAAAGCGAATATAATCGGGAAACAGATGCCACTCGCGTGAGAGTCTTAAGCGAAGCTCTACCCTACATTCAACAATTTGCCGGCCGCACTGTGGTCATTAAATATGGAGGGGCTGCCATGAAAGACAGTTCTCTCAAGGATAAAGTGATTCGGGATGTCATTTTTATGGCTTGTGTAGGGGTGCGTCCGGTGGTCGTTCACGGGGGAGGGCCAGAAATTAATACTTGGCTCGATAAACTTGGCATTGAACCTCAATTTAAGGATGGTTTACGGGTCACAGATGCTGCAACTATGGATGTGGTAGAAATGGTCTTAGTGGGACGGGTTAACAAAGAATTAGTTTCCCTCATTAACCAAGCGGGGGGCCGAGGTGTTGGTTTATGTGGTAAAGATGGTAATCTAATCACAGCCCGTCCTGTCGGTAAAGATGGTATTGGCTTTGTCGGAGAAGTCAATACCGTTGATACAAGAATTGTGGAGTCTCTTGTCAGTAGTGGCTATATTCCTGTTATTTCTAGTGTGGCCGCTGATGAAGCAGGACAAGCTCATAATATCAATGCCGATACGGTCGCTGGAGAAATTGCTGCGGCTTTAGGTGCGGAAAAACTGATTTTACTGACAGATACTCCCGGCATCCTCAAAGATTATAAAGATCCCTCGACTTTACTCCATCATTTGGACATTCAAGAGGCCAGAGAGTTGATTAATCAAGGTATTGTTTCAGGAGGGATGATCCCGAAAGTCAATTGTTGTGTTCGTTCCCTCGCTCAAGGGGTTAAAGCTACTCATATTATTGATGGCCGTCTTCCCCATGCTCTATTGTTGGAAATTTTTACTGATCAAGGAATTGGTTCTATGATTGTTTCTTGA
- a CDS encoding DUF4327 family protein produces MTKQVAHPMVKFQRKVASLVESKVIKPNDSIWKLALLYGDEWSYWKGELSEFGFAMQDPVSEVLMVEAWDES; encoded by the coding sequence ATGACGAAACAAGTCGCTCATCCCATGGTGAAGTTCCAACGCAAAGTCGCTTCACTCGTAGAGTCTAAGGTAATCAAACCTAATGATAGCATCTGGAAACTGGCCCTACTCTATGGAGATGAATGGTCTTACTGGAAAGGAGAATTATCAGAGTTTGGTTTTGCTATGCAAGATCCCGTTAGTGAGGTGTTAATGGTGGAAGCTTGGGATGAATCGTAA